The genome window GTCTGTCATAAACTTTTAAATGAGTTAAACAAGCATATGCAGAAATTTTATTATTAGTTTTTAATGGAATAAAATTATAATATCCAAGAATTCCATAATCTTTTACTTTTCCAAATTCATCAAATTTAAAGTTTGTTTTTATTATTTCATCTTTAAAATTTTCAATTTTGAATCTGTCTGTGGGACTTTCTTTTACTCTATAGCTATACACCTCTAAAATGAAAGATAGAAATAATATTAAAAATATAAAAATTTTATTACATTTTTTCATTGTCTCCTCCCTTTTTCAGTATTAAAATTTGTATTCTGCACTTATATAATATGTTCTTTCAGGTGAAGGAGAATAATTGATTTTTGTACCAGCGTAAGTAATATAATCACAATATATTTCATTGAAAATATTATCTATTCCAGCTGCAAGAGATACTCCATTTTCAAAATTATATTTAGCAGAAATATTCGTAACCATATAGCTATTTGTTTTAGGAACTTTATTATAATAATCATTGATTAAATAAGCTTTTCCATGATAGTTTGATTCTATATTGAAAGTAAATTGAGAAGTTATATCGTAGGTAGCTCCTAATCCAAACACTATATTGCTTACACCAGGGATATCATTTCCCTTATATGGTCCATCTACAATTTCATTATGCATATATGTAAAGTTTTCTCTCAATGTTAATTTATCAAAATATTGTTCACTAGCAAGTTCGAGTCCTATTCTCTCAGTTTTTCCATCAAGATTGTAGTAGCTTCCACTTCCAGATTTATCTATTATTTCATCTCTGTAATAGTCATACATTATTTCTTTGTTTCCTTTTATATAGAATAAAGCTCCAGATAAATAAATATTATTTATAAGAGATTTAACTCCAATTTCAAAAGTATCAACTTCTTGTGAATCTCTTGAAGCAGTTTCTCCAGTAGCTTTATCTGTTTTCCAGCTAGTATATTCAGTCAGATTAGGAGATCTATATACTCTATTCCAGCTGATATATCCAGAAGTATCTTCAGAAAACATATAGTTTGCTGTTAATTCATAGTTTGTATTAGTATTAGAATCGCTAATATTTTTTTTACTTTTAAAAGTTCCATTAGTATTATAAGATGTTTCATCTTCATCAAATTTATTTCTTTCTACTCTAATTCCTTGGGTAAAGATAAAATTGTTATAACTGTATTTATTAAGAAGATAACCACCAATGGCTTCATAATCAGTTTCTGTATATGTTTTACGATAAATTGTAGAGCCAGAAGCACTATATCCATCTTCTTTAACCTTTGCTTTTGAATAATCTCCACCAAATATTAAATGATTTTTTTCAGCATAACTATATTTTAACTGCGCATTTGTATAGATAGAATCAGTATTTTTTACTCTGCTGTGATATGATGAATATGCAGCTGTTCTAGGCTGAGAATAAGTATATTCCCTCTCTCTATATTCAGTTACAGCTGAAAGAGATAAATTATCAGACAGCTTTTTATTAAATTCAAGAATATATTTATCCTGTGTATCATGAGCTATTTTTTCTTTATAGCTTGAATCATTCTGCCTTCTATCATCATCATATTGAGCTTTAGTAAGATAACTAGAACCTGTTGATTTTCTTTCATTACGAATATATTTAAAACCTATATTTCCATCTTTTAATTTGTATTTAGCTCCTATTTCTCCAAATTCTGATTCTTTTTTAGTATAAACTCTATAACCATCTTTATCTGTATTAATATATTTTGCATCTATTGAAAGATTTTCTGTTAAATTCATTCCATAGTTTACTTTGTATTTTCGCTCATCAAATGAACCTATTTGAAGTCCAGCATTTCCCCAATATTTTTTATCTCCATGCTCTTTTGTAATAATATTTATAACTCCAGATGTGGCATTTCCTCCATATATAATAGCACCTCCAGCTGGAACTACTTCTATTTTTTCTATCTGTTCTACAGGAATAAAATCTAAATCAAACGATCTGTTATCCATTCCATTTTGAGGGATTCCATCAACCAACACAACTAGATGTTTACTTCCCATACTGGGAACTTGTCCTCTCATTGATAAGTTTCCTCCTGAGAAAGATAAACCAGGAATATTAACAAGAGCTTCTTCTACATTCTTGTAACCTCTTTTTTCAATCTCTTTTCCTGTAAGAACAGTGACATTTTTAGCAGTTTCTATAACAGGAGTTTCCTCATATCTTTCTGATGTTATAGTTGATTCATTAAGTTTTACAGCAAACTCTTCTTTTTTTATTAAATCTCCTCCATACAGAGATGAACTTAAAATTAATACTGAAATTCCAATCTTTTTATACATTTTTCCCCCTTAAAATATTAATTTTTCAAAAAATATATAAGGTTTTGTAAATAAAAAAACCTAATAAATAGAGAGTTCTACCTACTAGAGAGTCAAATTAAAAACATACAATGATTTTAAACCATTGATAAATGTATATACGACTATTTGGTAAGTCTTCTGACTCAGTTTCATCCTACTCTCACGTCTTCCCAGTTACCCAGTGACATAATGTGATTTCGTCCACTATACAGCAGCTTTCGCTGTGTGGGATTTTCACCCAGCTTCCTCTATTAAGCTTTACAAAAAGCACCTAAATATATTTTCGATTACAAAACTAATTGTACTTTATTTATTACTAAATGTCAATATTAATTTCATATATATTTTTTATAAAAGAATTTTTAAATGAAACTATTGGTGATATTTATTTTAAAAAATTATAATTTTATATTTTATTCTTTTAAAAGTATTTGTACAGAAATGTTTTGAAGTAAAATAAATAATTTATTGACAAGAATATTTCTTTTATATATCATTATAAGAAAGAAAAATACTTTTGATAAATTTAAGAATAGTGCCATAAAATAAGATATACTGGAGGAATGAATTTATGAAAAAAGTTTTAGGAGTGTTATTATTGTCAATTATAATTTTCACTGTTGCCTTTAGCAGTGATAGAAGTGAAGAATATTTTAATGTTGAAACAAAAGAAGATAATCTTTTGTATAAAAAAGAAGAGAGTGAGCCTTATTCTGGAACAGTAATTATAAAAGATGAAGGTAAAATAATTAAAAAACAAATTTATGATAAGGG of Fusobacterium sp. contains these proteins:
- a CDS encoding TonB-dependent receptor — translated: MYKKIGISVLILSSSLYGGDLIKKEEFAVKLNESTITSERYEETPVIETAKNVTVLTGKEIEKRGYKNVEEALVNIPGLSFSGGNLSMRGQVPSMGSKHLVVLVDGIPQNGMDNRSFDLDFIPVEQIEKIEVVPAGGAIIYGGNATSGVINIITKEHGDKKYWGNAGLQIGSFDERKYKVNYGMNLTENLSIDAKYINTDKDGYRVYTKKESEFGEIGAKYKLKDGNIGFKYIRNERKSTGSSYLTKAQYDDDRRQNDSSYKEKIAHDTQDKYILEFNKKLSDNLSLSAVTEYREREYTYSQPRTAAYSSYHSRVKNTDSIYTNAQLKYSYAEKNHLIFGGDYSKAKVKEDGYSASGSTIYRKTYTETDYEAIGGYLLNKYSYNNFIFTQGIRVERNKFDEDETSYNTNGTFKSKKNISDSNTNTNYELTANYMFSEDTSGYISWNRVYRSPNLTEYTSWKTDKATGETASRDSQEVDTFEIGVKSLINNIYLSGALFYIKGNKEIMYDYYRDEIIDKSGSGSYYNLDGKTERIGLELASEQYFDKLTLRENFTYMHNEIVDGPYKGNDIPGVSNIVFGLGATYDITSQFTFNIESNYHGKAYLINDYYNKVPKTNSYMVTNISAKYNFENGVSLAAGIDNIFNEIYCDYITYAGTKINYSPSPERTYYISAEYKF